In Nonomuraea sp. NBC_00507, the following are encoded in one genomic region:
- a CDS encoding nuclear transport factor 2 family protein — protein MTEHTTGLAAPADVVRRQYLASAAGDLEALRAALAPDVEWTEMAGFPLAGTYRTPEGVTSNVMEKLATEWSDWIVHDDTYVVDGEDVVVLARYTATNKATGKPLDVRVAHHFTVRGGLIVRFEQFVDTAKVRDAMHP, from the coding sequence ATGACGGAGCACACCACCGGCCTCGCCGCCCCCGCTGACGTGGTACGCCGCCAGTATCTGGCCTCCGCGGCCGGTGACCTCGAGGCCCTGCGTGCCGCACTCGCCCCGGACGTGGAGTGGACGGAGATGGCCGGCTTCCCCCTCGCGGGCACCTATCGCACGCCGGAGGGTGTGACCTCGAACGTGATGGAGAAGCTCGCCACCGAGTGGTCCGATTGGATCGTCCACGACGACACCTACGTCGTCGACGGCGAAGACGTCGTCGTCCTCGCCCGCTACACCGCCACCAACAAGGCCACCGGCAAGCCGCTCGACGTCCGCGTGGCCCACCACTTCACGGTGCGCGGCGGGCTGATCGTGCGCTTCGAGCAGTTCGTCGACACCGCCAAGGTCCGCGACGCCATGCACCCCTGA
- a CDS encoding MBL fold metallo-hydrolase has product MSTLEFKIFDLDFPVGSKNKTATLVIGENEALLVDAGFTRADGHRLAAEILDSGKQLTTVFISHGDPDFYFGAEVIADAFPGAEFIATEHVIEHIQHSYEGKLKAWAAAGANLPTRLVGLTPLTGDITFEDHRFELKGGVAELPDRHYLWQAEHRAILGGVLLFAGEHVWVADTPKAEQRAAWIALLDDMAALEPQLVVPGHRLPTAPADASAIAGTREYLVAFEEELAKAADGAALTEALVARHPAHGMLIAAQIGAKVATGEMTWG; this is encoded by the coding sequence ATGAGCACGCTCGAATTCAAGATCTTCGACCTGGACTTCCCCGTCGGCAGCAAGAACAAGACGGCCACCCTGGTCATCGGCGAGAACGAGGCCCTGCTCGTCGACGCCGGCTTCACCCGGGCCGACGGCCACCGGCTGGCCGCCGAAATCCTGGACTCCGGCAAGCAGCTCACCACCGTCTTCATCAGCCACGGCGACCCGGACTTCTACTTCGGCGCCGAAGTCATCGCCGACGCCTTCCCCGGCGCCGAGTTCATCGCCACCGAGCACGTCATCGAACACATCCAGCACTCGTACGAAGGCAAGCTGAAGGCCTGGGCGGCCGCCGGCGCGAACCTGCCCACCCGGCTGGTCGGCCTCACCCCGCTGACCGGCGACATCACCTTCGAAGACCACCGATTCGAGCTCAAGGGCGGCGTCGCCGAACTGCCGGACCGCCACTACCTGTGGCAGGCCGAGCACCGCGCCATCCTCGGCGGCGTGCTGCTCTTCGCCGGGGAGCACGTATGGGTCGCCGACACCCCGAAGGCCGAGCAGCGTGCCGCTTGGATCGCCCTGCTGGACGACATGGCCGCGCTCGAGCCACAGCTCGTCGTGCCCGGACACCGGCTGCCCACGGCCCCCGCCGACGCCAGTGCCATCGCCGGCACGCGCGAGTACCTGGTCGCCTTCGAGGAGGAGCTGGCCAAGGCCGCGGACGGCGCCGCGCTGACCGAGGCGCTGGTGGCCCGCCACCCCGCCCACGGCATGCTGATCGCGGCGCAGATCGGCGCCAAGGTCGCCACGGGCGAGATGACCTGGGGCTGA
- a CDS encoding helix-turn-helix domain-containing protein: MIEGQRLADEHAKPGLIGRLFRIGNTIEGVGKLLHRHGWSVQVPIRRALERDERPSRLGRLRCGRQ; encoded by the coding sequence ATGATCGAGGGACAGCGGCTGGCGGACGAACACGCAAAGCCTGGCTTGATCGGGCGGTTGTTCCGCATCGGTAACACCATCGAGGGCGTGGGCAAGCTGCTGCACCGGCACGGCTGGTCGGTGCAGGTACCGATCCGGCGGGCCCTGGAACGGGACGAGAGGCCATCGCGGCTTGGAAGACTGAGGTGTGGCCGGCAGTAA
- a CDS encoding IS1380 family transposase, with protein MLLHKIADQVGLTEALGGLWSGGQSATWRDRAHVLLSLATAIVCGARSVLEAERLQAHQAALFGVVPSDSTTRRTLAGLDEAMLTRIAKARARVRRHVWQLLHLRPSGFPWLTVAGKRLRGWIVIDIDATIITSASDKSGAAVTFKKTYGFHPLACWCANTQESLAMLLRAGNAGSNTVADHLRVLTDALAQIPNSCQAKILVRVDGAGATHDLLTHLEGLNTTRRTVRYLVGWTITDADEQAIARLPATAWQDSLDQDGDLQQGYHVAELTGLNRRAAWPDGMRLLVRRVRPSARHRKNLTAFEMRTGWKYSIIATNIGRMWGIAGSHHPQWLDALARAHAVVEDRVRAGKAMGLRNLPSQDWTVNSGWILAANLGHDLDCWIRLLTLHDQAGLERAEPDTMRYRFYHLPARLAAHARHRHLRIERSWPWAQAFVLAWQRLTQLPALA; from the coding sequence GTGCTGTTGCACAAGATCGCCGACCAGGTCGGGCTGACGGAGGCGCTCGGCGGGCTATGGTCGGGCGGGCAGAGCGCAACCTGGCGAGATCGCGCGCACGTGCTCCTCAGCCTGGCCACGGCGATCGTGTGCGGCGCGCGGAGCGTGCTGGAAGCCGAGCGGCTGCAAGCCCATCAGGCGGCGCTGTTCGGGGTCGTGCCGTCGGACTCCACTACCCGCCGCACGCTGGCCGGCCTGGATGAGGCGATGCTCACGCGCATCGCCAAGGCCAGGGCGAGGGTACGACGACACGTCTGGCAACTGCTGCACCTGCGCCCGAGCGGCTTCCCCTGGCTGACGGTCGCGGGTAAACGGCTGAGGGGATGGATCGTCATCGACATCGACGCCACCATCATCACCTCGGCCTCGGACAAGAGCGGGGCGGCGGTCACGTTCAAGAAGACCTATGGTTTTCACCCGCTGGCCTGCTGGTGCGCCAACACCCAGGAATCGCTGGCGATGCTGCTGCGGGCCGGGAACGCGGGCAGCAACACCGTCGCCGACCACCTGCGCGTACTCACCGACGCACTCGCCCAGATCCCGAACTCCTGCCAGGCCAAGATCCTCGTCCGCGTCGACGGCGCGGGCGCCACCCACGACCTGCTGACCCACCTAGAAGGGCTGAACACCACCCGCCGCACGGTGCGGTATCTGGTCGGCTGGACCATCACCGACGCCGATGAGCAGGCCATCGCCCGCCTGCCCGCCACCGCCTGGCAAGACTCACTCGATCAGGACGGCGACCTGCAGCAGGGCTATCACGTGGCGGAGCTGACCGGCCTGAACCGGCGCGCCGCTTGGCCGGACGGCATGCGACTGCTGGTCCGCCGGGTCCGCCCCTCGGCCCGCCATCGCAAGAACCTCACCGCCTTCGAGATGCGGACCGGCTGGAAGTACTCCATCATCGCCACCAACATCGGCCGCATGTGGGGCATCGCCGGCTCCCACCACCCCCAATGGCTGGACGCGCTGGCCCGCGCACACGCGGTGGTCGAGGACCGGGTCCGCGCCGGCAAGGCGATGGGCCTGCGCAACCTGCCCAGCCAGGACTGGACCGTCAACTCCGGGTGGATACTGGCCGCCAACCTCGGCCACGACCTGGACTGCTGGATCCGCCTGCTGACCCTGCACGACCAGGCCGGCCTGGAACGCGCCGAGCCGGACACCATGCGCTACCGGTTCTACCACCTGCCCGCCCGCCTGGCCGCCCACGCCCGGCACCGTCACCTGCGGATTGAACGCAGCTGGCCCTGGGCCCAGGCATTCGTTCTGGCCTGGCAGCGCCTCACCCAGCTACCGGCCCTCGCCTGA
- a CDS encoding DsbA family protein: protein MKLVYVFDAYCGWSHGFSRTLREVAAKHPDLPVEVLSGGLFTGARRIPIREFGYVKGANAKINELTGAEFGEGYERLIADGSFVMDSEAAARGMAALRQNAPERAAELAMALQHAFYVDGQSLSEPATYRQVAEEARLDAGAVVAAFHSPAAQAAAEADFRRTAELGVDAFPTLLAVDGDRAVVLASGHATTDEVDRRLSALATRDAS from the coding sequence ATGAAGCTCGTCTACGTCTTCGATGCGTACTGCGGCTGGTCGCACGGGTTCTCCCGCACGCTGCGGGAGGTCGCCGCCAAGCATCCGGACCTGCCGGTGGAGGTCCTCTCCGGTGGCCTGTTCACCGGCGCCCGCCGGATACCGATCCGGGAGTTCGGCTACGTGAAGGGCGCCAACGCCAAGATCAACGAGCTGACCGGCGCGGAGTTCGGCGAGGGGTATGAGCGGCTGATCGCCGACGGCTCCTTCGTGATGGACTCCGAGGCCGCCGCCCGCGGCATGGCCGCCCTGCGCCAGAACGCCCCCGAGCGCGCGGCGGAATTGGCCATGGCCCTCCAGCACGCCTTCTATGTCGATGGTCAGAGCCTGTCCGAGCCGGCGACCTACCGGCAGGTCGCCGAGGAGGCCCGGCTCGATGCCGGCGCCGTCGTCGCCGCCTTCCACTCCCCGGCGGCGCAGGCTGCCGCCGAGGCCGACTTCCGCCGCACGGCCGAGCTCGGCGTCGACGCATTCCCTACCCTGCTGGCCGTTGACGGCGACCGCGCCGTCGTCCTGGCGAGCGGACACGCCACCACCGACGAGGTGGACCGGCGTCTGTCCGCCCTGGCCACCCGCGACGCATCCTGA
- the pglW gene encoding BREX system serine/threonine kinase PglW, whose amino-acid sequence MTTPEDQGGSVEPGSTRWVEVTPSEHDHERAGLAAIRELLSESDPYRAWSNFTFTTKTNRQYEVDLLVIGRGGIYLLELKHWSGRITGDYQTWFHNRRPTDNPRLLADSKAKHFKQLLADAGGRNLPFVHAGVVLHNPQTTVQLDTRGRAGVYRIDGQGPAGLDELIKDVLAKAPQSTRDLIDGRRSAELARLINRAGVRKSIKYRQVGNLLVSEDPIAEGPGWQDHLADHPSLGEARRVRFYLVNQAATEEERAAILRAAKREYSVLENAAYPGIARAIEFYEHERGPAVVFKHDPTEVRLDHFLRQQADRLSMDQRIELVRTLAGTLRYAHARRLVHRRLSPLSVYVRTLAPNKYGARVRDWHTASRILPGQAGPTAGTRTLEALTDRAAHGYLAPETLHSSDSDAVAADVFGLGALTFLIFTGKSPAETSEDLLQRIARESGLDISAELPGASQTMVNLVREATLGDADLRTESVDQFAQAVEELISELREVTPKVDPLVASQGAILGTKDEPTRFEVLQRLGQGSTAVALLVKDSFHDEAVLKIALDEDAARQRLLDEAAVLPSARDARIARILTEPLEVGNRTAILLEDAGRESLAAMIRRGGRLSLDFLLRWGTDLLEILHSLELAGVTHRDIKPDNLAFRPLGKNDEVHLTLFDFSLAKAPLEQTKVGTPPYLDPFFHPRYRPQYDSAAERYAAAVTMYEMATGQTPIYGTGSSHPATVDADVTIDESVFEPGPARNGLISFFRTALARDVKSRHDSLESMRTAWQRIIAAVPAPEPLPGKGSVNPVTGEELDALAAEATLETTIAAAGLTARAVDALHRIDVRTVADLLARNAFELSRLSGIADLTKKEIRRRAKQWRARLQQDQPAVVDGDTRRSIDALLESLLPKRTKTAPQETTAELRILRLYLGLDPLDTPWASNAELGKAAGVSAGRVGQVVPDARKGWTRKLSQVRNELIALTEDSGGVNSAVLLAEALLTSRGSATTGAARRQRALGLVRAIVEVESERRGSARLLHRRVSGGAMIAVEDPTDPEAVEGIDLLDYAARLGKAADRLADADPLLSPAQVETALRAVRTAPGMAALPAEKLATLAASVSDRAAANSLGEIYPRRMEASRALKLLASSLGVIRHSVTAAQLKARILARYPAVGPLPESHDELDALLRLAKVPLVRTGALYQPQGSASTLLPPTSYQPGTRSPASSRNRNAADFERRMRVSLVECGFVTLNVDQAWYPQAIEALQKSFAIEVIDITAELLTAMHATAQTHGVDWTLVLRSDRPDAAPQDAANLRQLVALAAVKLEEKLRHAREPLLIVEAAPLARYDRLVVLEHLADQTSARPAARWLLLPANQVGRAHLDNHPAPGALSAIHLSTTWITAQQRAAS is encoded by the coding sequence TTGACGACACCTGAAGATCAAGGGGGATCGGTGGAACCCGGAAGCACACGCTGGGTTGAGGTTACGCCCTCGGAGCATGACCACGAACGGGCCGGGCTGGCCGCGATCCGCGAGTTGCTCAGCGAGAGCGATCCGTACAGGGCATGGAGCAACTTCACCTTCACCACGAAGACCAACCGTCAGTACGAGGTTGACCTCCTGGTTATCGGTCGTGGCGGCATCTACCTCTTGGAACTCAAACACTGGTCGGGCCGAATCACCGGGGACTACCAGACCTGGTTTCACAACCGCCGTCCCACGGACAATCCGCGATTGCTCGCCGACTCCAAGGCTAAGCATTTCAAGCAACTCTTGGCCGACGCAGGCGGTCGTAATCTGCCCTTCGTCCATGCCGGGGTCGTGCTACACAACCCCCAGACCACGGTTCAGCTCGACACACGAGGCCGAGCCGGCGTGTACCGGATTGATGGTCAGGGTCCCGCCGGTCTCGACGAGCTCATCAAGGACGTGCTCGCTAAGGCACCGCAGAGCACCAGGGACTTGATCGACGGGAGGCGCTCGGCAGAGCTAGCCCGGCTGATCAACCGGGCGGGAGTGCGCAAGAGCATCAAGTACCGCCAGGTCGGCAATCTCCTTGTATCCGAGGACCCTATAGCGGAGGGCCCGGGCTGGCAGGATCACCTGGCCGACCACCCTTCTCTGGGAGAAGCCCGCCGAGTCCGCTTCTACCTGGTCAATCAGGCCGCTACAGAGGAGGAGCGGGCTGCGATTCTCCGCGCGGCCAAGCGGGAATACTCAGTCCTTGAGAACGCTGCGTATCCGGGCATCGCACGGGCAATCGAGTTCTACGAACATGAACGTGGCCCCGCGGTTGTCTTCAAGCACGACCCGACCGAGGTACGTCTCGATCATTTCCTGCGGCAGCAGGCTGACCGCCTCTCGATGGACCAGCGCATCGAACTGGTGCGTACTCTCGCTGGAACGCTCCGCTACGCCCATGCCAGGCGTCTGGTCCACCGGCGACTCAGCCCGTTATCCGTGTACGTACGGACCCTCGCGCCGAACAAGTACGGGGCGCGTGTGCGTGACTGGCATACGGCGAGCCGTATACTTCCCGGTCAGGCTGGGCCTACAGCCGGGACCCGTACATTGGAGGCACTGACCGACAGGGCAGCACACGGGTATCTGGCGCCGGAGACCCTGCACAGCTCCGACTCCGACGCCGTAGCGGCAGACGTGTTTGGCCTCGGGGCCTTGACTTTCTTGATCTTCACAGGGAAGTCCCCTGCGGAAACCAGCGAGGATCTCCTGCAGCGGATCGCCAGGGAGAGCGGCCTCGACATCTCGGCGGAGCTGCCGGGAGCCTCGCAGACGATGGTGAATCTGGTACGCGAGGCGACCCTCGGCGACGCCGATCTGCGTACTGAGTCCGTGGACCAGTTCGCCCAGGCGGTCGAGGAACTCATCTCGGAATTGCGTGAGGTGACCCCGAAGGTCGACCCACTGGTCGCCAGCCAGGGCGCCATCCTCGGCACCAAGGACGAGCCGACCAGATTCGAGGTGTTGCAGCGCCTCGGACAGGGGTCAACTGCCGTCGCCCTTCTCGTCAAGGACTCATTTCACGACGAAGCCGTGCTGAAGATCGCCCTTGACGAGGACGCCGCCCGCCAGCGTCTGCTCGACGAGGCCGCCGTACTCCCCAGCGCCCGCGACGCCCGCATCGCCCGCATCCTCACTGAGCCACTAGAAGTAGGAAATCGGACCGCGATCCTGCTCGAGGACGCGGGACGAGAGAGCCTCGCCGCCATGATCCGCCGTGGCGGCCGACTGTCGCTCGATTTCCTGCTCCGCTGGGGCACCGACCTGCTGGAGATCCTGCACTCCCTAGAACTCGCCGGAGTCACTCACCGCGACATCAAGCCGGACAATCTAGCCTTCCGGCCGCTCGGCAAGAACGACGAAGTCCATCTCACACTCTTCGACTTCTCCCTGGCCAAAGCTCCACTGGAGCAGACCAAGGTCGGAACTCCACCATATCTGGACCCCTTCTTCCACCCTCGCTACCGTCCCCAGTACGACTCGGCGGCTGAGCGCTATGCCGCAGCGGTCACAATGTACGAGATGGCGACCGGGCAGACCCCCATCTATGGGACCGGGTCCAGTCACCCGGCGACGGTGGACGCTGATGTCACCATCGATGAGTCCGTCTTCGAGCCAGGCCCGGCTAGGAACGGACTCATCTCCTTCTTCCGTACGGCTCTCGCACGGGATGTGAAGTCCCGGCACGACTCCCTCGAGAGCATGCGGACCGCGTGGCAGCGGATCATCGCGGCGGTCCCCGCGCCTGAGCCGCTCCCCGGCAAGGGCAGCGTTAATCCGGTCACGGGCGAGGAACTCGATGCCTTGGCCGCAGAGGCCACCCTGGAGACGACCATCGCCGCCGCCGGCCTCACCGCGCGGGCCGTCGACGCGCTCCACCGGATCGACGTAAGGACCGTCGCGGATCTACTTGCCCGAAACGCCTTCGAATTGTCCCGCCTATCCGGCATCGCCGACCTCACCAAGAAGGAGATCCGGCGGCGTGCTAAACAGTGGCGGGCCCGCCTCCAGCAGGATCAACCCGCCGTCGTGGACGGCGATACCCGACGCAGCATCGATGCCCTGCTGGAGTCGCTACTGCCGAAGCGCACCAAGACGGCCCCGCAGGAGACCACCGCGGAGCTCCGGATTCTCCGGCTCTACCTCGGCCTCGACCCACTCGACACCCCTTGGGCCTCAAACGCTGAACTCGGCAAGGCTGCCGGGGTGAGCGCAGGACGAGTTGGCCAGGTGGTGCCGGACGCCCGTAAGGGATGGACGAGGAAACTCTCGCAGGTCAGGAACGAGCTGATTGCCTTGACCGAGGATTCGGGCGGAGTGAACTCCGCCGTCCTGCTCGCTGAGGCTCTGCTTACCTCTCGTGGTTCGGCGACGACCGGCGCGGCACGGCGCCAGCGGGCCCTCGGCCTGGTCCGCGCCATTGTCGAAGTCGAGTCAGAACGGAGGGGATCCGCGCGACTGCTGCACCGCCGCGTCAGTGGCGGTGCGATGATCGCGGTGGAGGACCCGACCGACCCCGAGGCTGTCGAGGGGATAGATCTGCTGGACTACGCCGCCCGGCTGGGCAAGGCCGCTGACCGACTCGCCGACGCGGACCCGCTTCTTTCCCCGGCACAGGTGGAGACCGCTCTGAGAGCGGTGAGAACCGCACCCGGTATGGCAGCGCTTCCCGCGGAGAAGCTGGCCACCCTAGCGGCCTCGGTATCGGATCGGGCAGCAGCCAACAGCCTCGGCGAGATCTATCCGAGGCGGATGGAAGCAAGCCGGGCGCTGAAGCTTCTCGCTTCCTCGCTGGGCGTAATCCGGCACAGTGTGACCGCGGCTCAACTCAAGGCTCGTATCCTTGCCCGTTATCCGGCAGTCGGGCCGCTTCCGGAGAGCCATGACGAGCTCGATGCATTGCTCAGGCTGGCAAAGGTGCCGCTGGTGCGGACCGGTGCCCTGTACCAGCCGCAGGGCAGTGCCAGCACACTCCTGCCGCCGACCAGTTATCAGCCCGGTACCCGGAGTCCCGCCAGCAGCCGCAACCGGAACGCAGCCGACTTCGAACGCCGGATGAGGGTCTCGCTTGTCGAATGCGGATTCGTCACGCTCAATGTGGACCAAGCTTGGTATCCGCAGGCAATCGAGGCACTGCAGAAGAGCTTCGCCATCGAGGTCATCGACATCACCGCCGAGCTTCTCACCGCCATGCACGCCACCGCCCAGACTCACGGCGTGGACTGGACTCTGGTCCTCCGCTCGGACCGACCGGACGCTGCACCGCAGGACGCAGCCAACCTTCGCCAGCTCGTCGCGCTCGCCGCTGTCAAGCTGGAGGAGAAGCTCCGCCACGCGCGGGAGCCGCTACTGATCGTCGAGGCCGCACCATTGGCCCGATACGACAGGCTCGTGGTGCTGGAACATCTAGCCGATCAGACCTCAGCCCGGCCGGCGGCCCGGTGGCTGCTGCTCCCGGCGAATCAGGTCGGCCGGGCACACCTGGACAACCATCCCGCGCCGGGGGCGCTGTCTGCGATCCATCTCTCGACCACCTGGATCACCGCCCAGCAGCGCGCCGCCTCCTGA
- a CDS encoding winged helix-turn-helix domain-containing protein produces MEFEPDRFRWEQIADALRQRISDGTYPPKHLLSEVRLMQEFGVARGTLRKAMQQLRAEKLIYTIPNLGSFVGQRTESSTTSDNPSSD; encoded by the coding sequence ATGGAGTTCGAGCCCGATCGCTTCAGGTGGGAGCAGATCGCCGACGCACTACGCCAGCGGATCAGCGACGGCACCTACCCGCCCAAACACCTACTGTCCGAGGTGCGGCTGATGCAGGAGTTCGGCGTGGCCCGCGGCACCCTCCGCAAGGCCATGCAGCAACTGCGCGCCGAAAAGCTCATCTACACGATCCCCAATCTGGGCAGCTTCGTCGGCCAGCGCACCGAATCCAGCACCACGAGCGACAATCCTTCCAGCGACTAG